In Sorghum bicolor cultivar BTx623 chromosome 8, Sorghum_bicolor_NCBIv3, whole genome shotgun sequence, one genomic interval encodes:
- the LOC8076675 gene encoding uncharacterized protein LOC8076675, with amino-acid sequence MATAADLPVDLVEKILLRLDDAADLVRASAACTAFRRVVTDGRFLRRFRSLHRPPVLGLLSRRTGTSASVGFRFNPAAPPRRSAQAARAVARAPAFSSSSSFLPADTTKNCWHFHDARDGRVLAGGATTTTTCFSSFPYLVVYDPLYHKHVQIPPIPKDDIVAQLGECQFKPFLVPAAAADDDDDLSFRVMCNVLSKDMEYHYVVETFDYSSVTGKWRGVASLSDADYEPLSNLFYYMEHHYAHGCFYWVDSYGGADMLVLDMKEMKFFVVNIPPKTSGNRRLLWRQQLKKKKKTGLACWFFVRTCYTSTAARPSAVHQTMVAGNGDTMMKLPWSTLMSGCLVVLLIRATRSYKGFRQTSTRLGCTVTRRWVEKQTHTVSPWSSRRWWLSSYA; translated from the coding sequence ATGGCAACGGCGGCGGATCTCCCCGTTGATCTCGTGGAGAAGATCTTGCTCCGCCTCGACGATGCGGCCGACCTCGTCCGCGCCTCCGCTGCCTGCACTGCCTTCCGCCGTGTCGTCACCGACGGCCGTTTCCTCCGCCGCTTCAGGTCCCTGCACCGCCCACCCGTCCTCGGATTGCTCAGCCGTCGCACCGGCACCAGTGCAAGCGTGGGGTTCCGTTTCAACCCagccgcgccgccgcgccgctccGCACAGGCAGCTCGCGCCGTCGCACGCGCCCctgccttctcctcctcctcctccttcctcccTGCAGACACGACCAAGAATTGCTGGCACTTCCACGACGCCCGCGACGGCCGcgtcctcgccggcggcgccaccaccaccaccacctgctTCTCGTCCTTCCCGTACCTAGTGGTCTACGATCCCTTGTACCACAAGCATGTTCAGATACCTCCCATCCCCAAAGACGACATTGTGGCTCAGCTCGGTGAATGCCAGTTCAAGCCTTTCCTCgtaccggccgccgccgccgacgacgacgacgatttgTCGTTCCGGGTGATGTGTAATGTGCTGTCCAAAGACATGGAATACCACTATGTGGTCGAGACCTTCGACTACTCCTCGGTCACCGGAAAATGGCGTGGCGTGGCGTCTCTTAGCGATGCAGACTATGAACCTCTATCTAACCTCTTCTACTACATGGAGCACCACTATGCCCACGGCTGCTTCTACTGGGTGGATTCTTATGGGGGAGCAGACATGCTCGTGCTTGACATGAAAGAGATGAAATTCTTCGTCGTTAACATCCCGCCTAAAACAAGTGGAAACCGAAGATTGTTGTGGAGGCAgcagctgaagaagaagaagaagacaggATTGGCTTGTTGGTTCTTTGTGAGAACATGTTACACTTCTACAGCGGCAAGGCCTTCAGCAGTGCATCAAACAATGGTTGCTGGCAATGGCGACACGATGATGAAGTTACCTTGGTCGACTCTTATGAGTGGGTGTTTGGTGGTGCTGCTGATCAGGGCTACGCGGTCTTACAAGGGGTTCCGTCAGACGAGTACAAGACTTGGTTGTACTGTGACCCGGCGATGGGTCGAAAAACAAACGCACACTGTTTCACCGTGGAGCTCCAGACGTTGGTGGTTGAGCAGCTATGCGTGA
- the LOC8070137 gene encoding formin-like protein 5, with the protein MASAAAAPRPPAPAPAPPPPPPPPPPASAVQWLGPRVSFSIDDAGGGGGGGREATAAGGKSGPCAGAGADFEFLLGGCAAACSMLPADELFSGGKLVPLRIPAPADETGAPGVEEVTAQSTLLLLPKQEQQPPAPPPPQQQPETPRAVATAAAKGAAEPKIPARRWRDLLRLRKQQQASSGSGTAAAEPRPLRRLLRRGSKSPEPEPSLSLPLLREPGPEEPDTTKSAPAPTPAPAPAPAPPSSSSSQQQSQLPPKIRLSPSASQQQTSSSSTTFQVQSHSQSQSSPPPPPPPPPPPPSAVAADSPRLNAAGKVVFNGLGRSSSSPSSLAGGRRHRNAGPGCGMERSYSAHVRVAPVLNVPVCSLRGSRKSVSVFGIDRLFSPSNAGSTSSSSAAGAARKNKDAKKDAPPAAAAAGGQ; encoded by the coding sequence ATggcgtccgccgccgccgcgccgcgacCCCCGGCCCCGGCTCCGgcacctccgccgccgccgccacctcccCCGCCTGCGTCCGCGGTGCAGTGGCTGGGCCCGCGGGTGTCGTTCAGCATCGACGAcgcgggaggaggaggaggcggcggaaggGAGGCTACGGCGGCGGGAGGCAAGTCCGGACCCTGCGCCGGCGCTGGCGCCGACTTCGAGTTCCTACTCGGCGGGTGCGCCGCCGCGTGCTCCATGCTCCCCGCCGACGAGCTCTTCTCCGGAGGCAAGCTTGTCCCGCTCCGCATCCCAGCGCCCGCGGACGAGACGGGTGCGCCCGGGGTGGAGGAGGTGACGGCGCAGTcgacgctgctgctgctgccgaagcaggagcagcagcctccggcgccgccgccgccgcagcaacAGCCAGAGACGCCGCGGGCGGTAGCGACGGCGGCAGCGAAGGGCGCCGCGGAACCCAAGATCCCCGCGAGGAGGTGGCGGGATCTCCTGCGTCTTCGGAAGCAGCAGCAGGCGTCCTCGGGGTCGGGGACAGCCGCGGCAGAGCCGAGGCCGCTGCGCCGGCTCCTCCGCCGGGGTTCGAAGTCGCCCGAGCCGGAGCCGTCGCTCAGCCTGCCTCTGCTCCGTGAGCCCGGCCCCGAGGAGCCCGACACCACCAAGTCTGCGCCCGCGCCgacaccggcaccggcaccggcaccggcaccaccgtcgtcatcgtcgtcgcagcagCAGAGCCAGCTGCCTCCGAAGATCCGTCTGTCCCCATCCGCGTCGCAGCAGCAGACGTCATCGTCGTCGACGACATTTCAGGTGCAATCCCATTCCCAGTCCCAGTCatccccaccaccacctccgcctccgccgcctcccCCTCCCTCGGCGGTGGCAGCGGACAGCCCGCGCCTGAACGCGGCGGGGAAGGTGGTGTTCAACGGCCTGGGTCGGAGCTCCAGCAGCCCGAGCAGCCTTGCCGGCGGTCGGCGCCACCGCAACGCGGGTCCAGGCTGCGGCATGGAGCGGTCGTACTCGGCGCACGTCCGCGTGGCGCCGGTCCTCAACGTGCCCGTCTGCTCGCTCCGCGGCTCCCGCAAGTCGGTCTCCGTCTTCGGCATCGACCGCCTCTTCTCCCCGTCAAACGCCggctccacctcctcctcctccgccgccggtgCGGCCAGGAAGAACAAGGACGCCAAGAAGGACGcaccccccgccgccgccgccgccggagggcAGTAA